A region of Streptomyces paludis DNA encodes the following proteins:
- a CDS encoding carbohydrate ABC transporter permease yields the protein MTTVTLYVLLVVASLPFLYPTLWMIFSSFKPANEIFLQPPTLLPKEWTLDGFAQVFTAQPFLRQYGNSMYIAVVVTLASILLSAMAGYAFARIRFPLRNAAFTLMLATMMVPTEVTIIPIFTAVRAMGLTNTHWPLIILPIFGPTAVVSVFIFRQHFLSFPKEYEEAARLDGVSRAGVFFRIALPLATPAVAAVGIMAFLRSFNMYFEALIFLRTPENFTLGLAITRYQDFYGEQMWNTQLGAASLTVVPILVVFLIAQKQFVQGLAQTGLKG from the coding sequence GTGACGACCGTCACGCTGTATGTGCTGCTCGTGGTCGCGTCCCTCCCGTTCCTCTATCCGACGCTGTGGATGATCTTCTCGTCGTTCAAGCCGGCGAACGAGATCTTCCTCCAGCCGCCCACACTGCTCCCCAAGGAGTGGACGCTGGACGGGTTCGCGCAGGTCTTCACCGCGCAGCCGTTCCTGCGGCAGTACGGCAACTCGATGTACATCGCGGTGGTCGTCACCCTGGCATCGATTCTGCTGTCGGCGATGGCGGGCTACGCGTTCGCCCGTATCCGCTTCCCCCTGCGCAACGCGGCGTTCACGCTCATGCTCGCCACGATGATGGTGCCGACCGAGGTGACGATCATCCCGATCTTCACCGCGGTCCGGGCGATGGGCCTCACCAACACACACTGGCCGCTCATCATCCTGCCGATCTTCGGGCCCACGGCGGTCGTCTCCGTGTTCATCTTCCGGCAGCACTTCCTCAGCTTCCCGAAGGAGTACGAGGAGGCCGCACGGCTGGACGGTGTGTCACGCGCCGGGGTGTTCTTCCGGATCGCCCTCCCGCTGGCGACGCCGGCGGTCGCGGCGGTCGGGATCATGGCGTTCCTGCGCTCGTTCAACATGTACTTCGAAGCGCTCATCTTCCTGCGCACCCCCGAGAACTTCACGCTCGGGCTCGCGATCACGCGCTATCAGGACTTCTACGGCGAGCAGATGTGGAACACACAGCTCGGCGCCGCGTCCCTGACCGTCGTCCCGATCCTCGTGGTGTTCCTCATCGCGCAGAAGCAGTTCGTCCAGGGCCTCGCCCAGACCGGGCTCAAGGGATGA
- a CDS encoding helix-turn-helix transcriptional regulator has product MEQNAELADFLRTRRARLTPAEAGLPPGIGARRVPGLRREEVAQLAGVSTDYYTRLEQGRHPNVSEAVLDSVARALRLDDDERAHLFDLARTRTARPRGRPQPVQRVRPEVHRMLDVLNSVSPAFVTNHRGDVLAANQLAKALITDWQAKPYRERGFARFVLFDPAARELYRNWNEVAEIVVANLRLEAGRHPDDALLNELIGEAVVKVPEFSTWWDSHRVAQCAHGTQHFHHPVVGELTLNHETLALPADPDQTICVYIAEPGTASAQALALLASWSAPDAVRGDGASQADRPGTAIHPE; this is encoded by the coding sequence ATGGAGCAGAACGCTGAGCTGGCCGACTTCCTCCGCACCCGCCGGGCCCGCCTGACCCCGGCCGAGGCGGGACTGCCCCCGGGCATCGGTGCCCGCCGGGTCCCGGGGCTGCGCCGCGAGGAGGTCGCCCAGCTCGCCGGGGTGAGCACGGACTACTACACCCGCCTCGAACAGGGCCGCCACCCCAACGTCTCCGAGGCCGTCCTGGACTCCGTCGCCCGCGCCCTGCGCCTGGACGACGACGAACGGGCCCACCTCTTCGACCTCGCCCGCACCCGCACCGCACGTCCACGCGGCCGTCCCCAGCCGGTGCAGCGGGTGCGCCCCGAGGTCCACCGGATGCTGGACGTCCTCAACAGCGTCTCCCCGGCCTTCGTCACCAACCACCGCGGCGACGTGCTCGCCGCCAACCAGCTGGCCAAGGCCCTGATCACCGACTGGCAGGCAAAGCCCTACCGGGAGCGCGGCTTCGCCCGCTTCGTACTGTTCGATCCGGCCGCCCGCGAGCTGTACCGCAACTGGAACGAGGTCGCGGAGATCGTCGTGGCCAACCTGCGCCTCGAAGCCGGACGCCACCCCGACGACGCCCTGCTCAACGAGCTGATCGGCGAGGCCGTCGTCAAGGTGCCCGAGTTCAGCACCTGGTGGGACAGCCACCGGGTGGCCCAGTGCGCCCACGGCACCCAGCACTTCCACCACCCCGTGGTCGGCGAACTCACCCTGAACCACGAGACCCTGGCCCTGCCGGCCGACCCGGACCAGACCATCTGCGTCTACATCGCGGAACCCGGCACCGCCTCCGCACAGGCCCTCGCCCTCCTCGCCAGCTGGAGCGCCCCCGACGCCGTCCGCGGCGACGGCGCGTCCCAGGCCGACCGGCCCGGCACCGCGATACACCCTGAGTGA
- a CDS encoding carbohydrate ABC transporter permease produces the protein MTARTSAPDGRRVVPNPRPRPDRDRWLGVAFVAPQVLGVIVLGVVPFLFVIWYSLNEWRPLTGEMEFTGLGNYSRLFADPTFSASVVASLFFSAGVLVLNLVIAISLAVLLNRRMKGITAFRTIFFSPVVVSVVAWSVTWGFLLAPNGGINGALKVLGIDGPSWLADSSTALISLVVVQVFKGVGMNMVLFLAALQSVPEEIREAAQLDGATPWKSFWSITVPMIAPTILLTGILTTIGSLEVFAPVQLLTDGGPGNATNVLPFFLYRTAFVSQQFGYASAIGVVLFAIILALTMLQWTSRRKWVHDEV, from the coding sequence GTGACCGCACGTACCTCCGCACCGGACGGCCGAAGAGTCGTGCCGAACCCGCGCCCCCGTCCTGACCGGGACCGCTGGCTCGGCGTGGCCTTCGTCGCGCCCCAGGTCCTCGGCGTCATCGTCCTCGGCGTCGTACCCTTCCTTTTTGTCATCTGGTACAGCCTCAACGAGTGGCGGCCGCTCACCGGCGAGATGGAGTTCACCGGACTCGGCAACTACTCCCGGCTCTTCGCCGATCCGACCTTCTCCGCCTCGGTCGTCGCGAGTCTGTTCTTCAGCGCGGGCGTCCTCGTGCTGAACCTCGTGATCGCCATCAGCCTCGCCGTTCTCCTCAACCGGCGGATGAAGGGCATCACCGCGTTCCGTACGATCTTCTTCTCGCCGGTCGTGGTGTCGGTGGTCGCCTGGTCCGTGACCTGGGGCTTCCTCCTCGCCCCCAACGGAGGCATCAACGGCGCGCTCAAGGTCCTCGGCATCGACGGCCCCAGCTGGCTCGCCGACTCCTCGACCGCGCTCATCTCCCTCGTCGTCGTCCAGGTGTTCAAGGGCGTCGGCATGAACATGGTGCTCTTCCTCGCCGCTCTCCAGAGCGTCCCGGAGGAGATCCGGGAGGCCGCCCAGCTGGACGGCGCGACGCCGTGGAAATCGTTCTGGTCGATCACCGTCCCGATGATCGCGCCGACGATCCTCCTCACCGGGATCCTCACCACCATCGGCTCGCTCGAAGTCTTCGCTCCCGTACAGCTGCTCACCGACGGCGGGCCGGGAAACGCCACCAACGTCCTGCCGTTCTTCCTCTACCGCACGGCCTTCGTCAGCCAGCAGTTCGGATACGCCAGCGCCATCGGCGTGGTGCTCTTCGCCATCATCCTGGCCCTGACGATGCTCCAGTGGACCTCCCGCCGGAAGTGGGTGCACGATGAGGTCTGA
- a CDS encoding arginase family protein, whose translation MPHTTAPADTYRGPGDHLRLLWPQWQGAGAAAVKELAPEFPLGIARRGYALGTKVLEAILPPHEGPTATVPVTMSDDGLEERDGVEAKAVVLKQLASALDVIRAHDPARITTLGGECAVSVAPFAELARRYGDDLAVIWIDSHPDVATPSSAYRGYHAMAVTALTGHGDNDIRKLLPATVAADRLALVGLHEWTDDDFPNIAAWGIHPFSPDQLRATTGPLLDWLRATGCTRVAVHFDVDTIDSSEIGLGLGFVPGGLTSSEVRRIVTDIDKAADIVGLTIAEFIPRQVMRLQQILSGFPLLQNSSPAH comes from the coding sequence ATGCCCCACACCACCGCCCCCGCCGACACGTACCGCGGCCCCGGCGACCATCTGCGTCTTCTCTGGCCCCAGTGGCAGGGCGCCGGTGCCGCCGCCGTCAAGGAGCTGGCACCCGAGTTCCCGCTCGGCATCGCCCGCCGCGGTTACGCGCTCGGCACCAAGGTGCTCGAAGCGATCCTGCCGCCGCACGAGGGCCCCACCGCGACCGTCCCCGTCACCATGAGCGACGACGGCCTGGAGGAGCGAGACGGCGTCGAGGCCAAAGCGGTGGTGCTGAAGCAGCTGGCGAGCGCCCTGGATGTGATCCGCGCTCACGATCCGGCACGGATCACCACCCTCGGCGGCGAGTGCGCGGTCAGCGTGGCCCCCTTCGCCGAACTCGCCCGCCGTTACGGCGACGACCTGGCCGTCATCTGGATCGACTCCCACCCCGACGTCGCGACCCCCAGCAGCGCCTACCGTGGGTACCACGCGATGGCCGTCACCGCCCTCACCGGCCACGGCGACAACGACATACGCAAACTGCTGCCCGCCACCGTGGCCGCGGACCGCCTCGCCCTCGTCGGACTGCACGAGTGGACCGACGACGACTTCCCCAACATCGCCGCCTGGGGCATCCACCCCTTCAGCCCCGACCAACTGCGGGCCACCACCGGGCCCCTCCTCGACTGGCTGAGGGCCACCGGCTGCACCCGCGTCGCCGTCCACTTCGACGTCGACACCATCGACAGCAGCGAGATCGGCCTCGGACTCGGGTTCGTTCCCGGCGGACTCACCAGCAGCGAAGTACGACGCATCGTCACCGACATCGACAAAGCCGCGGACATCGTCGGCCTCACGATCGCCGAGTTCATCCCCCGGCAGGTCATGCGCCTCCAGCAGATCCTCAGCGGCTTCCCCCTGCTCCAGAACAGCTCACCTGCCCACTGA
- a CDS encoding NADPH-dependent F420 reductase, translating into MPQTIAFIGSGNIGRTLARLAVDAGLDVVLSNSRGPETLADAVAELGAPARAATPAQAAQAAALVVVSLPFHAYDKLPADALTGRTVIDTMHYFPERDGRIDDLEERRTTSSELLQRHLSGSHIVKTFGNMDFLRLYSSARPSGHPERSTLPLTGDNTEAKAEAVRFMDTLGYDALDVGSLADSWRHEAGTPINVLPYAGEPPTGMTQEQAQEWMLNGPSAVVSADRVQELTGRATRTGRVGLYLEDLFPAGR; encoded by the coding sequence ATGCCCCAGACCATCGCCTTCATCGGAAGCGGCAACATCGGCCGCACCCTCGCCCGCCTCGCCGTCGACGCCGGCCTCGACGTCGTCCTGAGCAACTCGCGCGGACCCGAGACCCTGGCCGACGCCGTCGCCGAACTCGGCGCCCCCGCCCGCGCCGCCACCCCGGCCCAGGCCGCACAGGCCGCCGCCCTCGTCGTGGTCTCCCTCCCGTTCCACGCCTACGACAAGCTCCCCGCCGATGCCCTCACCGGCAGAACGGTCATCGACACGATGCACTACTTCCCCGAACGCGACGGCCGGATCGACGACCTGGAGGAACGGCGCACCACCAGCAGCGAGCTGCTCCAGCGCCACCTCTCCGGATCACACATCGTCAAGACGTTCGGCAACATGGACTTCCTCCGCCTGTACAGCTCGGCCCGCCCCTCCGGCCACCCCGAACGCAGCACCCTGCCCCTCACCGGCGACAACACAGAGGCCAAGGCCGAGGCCGTCCGGTTCATGGACACCCTCGGCTACGACGCCCTCGACGTCGGCTCACTCGCCGACAGCTGGCGCCACGAGGCCGGCACCCCCATCAACGTCCTGCCCTACGCCGGTGAGCCGCCCACGGGCATGACCCAGGAGCAGGCGCAGGAGTGGATGCTCAACGGACCGTCCGCCGTGGTCAGCGCCGACCGCGTCCAAGAACTCACCGGCCGAGCCACCCGCACCGGCCGCGTCGGCCTCTACCTGGAAGACCTCTTCCCGGCCGGCCGCTGA
- a CDS encoding HipA family kinase yields the protein MLREIVATRYVTPLREGGSLPGIVEADDLGTYVMKFTGAGQGRKTLVAEVICGQLGRRLGLRVPELARMRLDPVIGLSEPDQEVQELLKASGGLNLGMDFLPGSIGFDPLAYEVDPEEAGRVVWFDAVINNVDRSWRNPNLLVWHGDLWLIDHGATMIWHHNWPGAATSAAKPYNASDHALAPFGPEVAAAAARLAPLVTEELLTEIAAEVPDEWLIDEPGFDSLDALRRAYVEPLLARAATVHERIVLDAPTRDTPSRAPGWLAERLTPRQDRARDVRTSDVTAQDAQDAKEGGR from the coding sequence GTGCTGAGAGAGATCGTTGCGACCCGCTATGTCACGCCCCTGCGTGAGGGCGGCTCGCTTCCGGGGATCGTCGAGGCCGACGATCTCGGTACGTATGTCATGAAGTTCACCGGTGCCGGGCAGGGGCGCAAGACCCTGGTCGCCGAGGTGATCTGCGGGCAGCTCGGGCGGCGGCTCGGGTTGCGGGTGCCGGAGTTGGCGCGGATGCGGCTCGATCCGGTCATCGGGCTCTCCGAGCCGGACCAGGAGGTGCAGGAGCTGCTCAAGGCGAGCGGCGGGCTGAACCTCGGGATGGACTTTCTGCCCGGATCGATCGGCTTCGATCCGCTCGCCTACGAGGTGGATCCGGAGGAGGCGGGGCGGGTCGTCTGGTTCGACGCGGTGATCAACAACGTCGACCGGTCCTGGCGCAACCCCAACCTGCTGGTCTGGCACGGCGATCTCTGGCTCATCGACCACGGCGCCACCATGATCTGGCACCACAACTGGCCGGGCGCCGCGACCTCCGCCGCGAAGCCGTACAACGCCTCCGACCACGCCCTCGCGCCCTTCGGGCCGGAGGTCGCGGCGGCCGCCGCGCGGCTCGCGCCGCTGGTCACCGAGGAGCTGCTGACCGAGATCGCCGCCGAGGTGCCGGACGAGTGGCTGATCGACGAGCCGGGGTTCGACTCGCTCGACGCGCTGCGCCGCGCGTATGTGGAGCCGCTGCTCGCGCGCGCCGCGACCGTCCACGAGCGGATCGTCCTGGACGCGCCCACCAGGGACACCCCGTCCAGGGCCCCCGGCTGGCTCGCCGAGCGGCTGACGCCTCGGCAGGACCGGGCCCGTGACGTGCGTACGAGTGATGTGACGGCCCAGGACGCCCAGGACGCCAAGGAAGGTGGGCGATGA
- a CDS encoding NADPH-dependent F420 reductase, with protein sequence MSTIALIGSGLIGGTVARLTVAAGHNVVLSNRRGPGSLTALVAELGPRARAATPAEAAAAGDIVVVTIPLHAYRTVPVEPLRGKVVIDTNNYYPQRDGRIAELDAETTTTSELLQAHLPESRVVKAMNNIFHVHLGNLSRPTGHPERSALAIAGDDPDAKKTVEAFLDSLGYDALDAGPLAEGWRFQRDTTAYSEPYFGTGHSLTATAQGAAPGPGQPVTADTLRPLLAAAKRYRDM encoded by the coding sequence ATGAGCACCATCGCACTGATCGGCAGCGGACTGATCGGCGGCACCGTCGCACGCCTGACCGTTGCCGCCGGTCACAACGTCGTCCTGAGCAACCGGCGGGGACCCGGGAGCCTGACCGCCCTGGTGGCGGAGCTCGGCCCCCGGGCCCGCGCCGCCACCCCCGCCGAGGCCGCCGCCGCGGGCGACATCGTGGTTGTGACCATCCCCTTGCACGCCTACCGCACGGTCCCCGTGGAACCGCTGCGCGGCAAGGTCGTCATCGACACCAACAACTACTACCCCCAGCGCGACGGCCGTATCGCCGAGCTCGACGCCGAGACCACCACGACCAGCGAACTGCTCCAGGCCCACCTGCCCGAGTCGCGCGTGGTCAAGGCGATGAACAACATCTTCCACGTCCACCTCGGCAATCTCTCCCGGCCCACCGGCCACCCAGAACGCTCAGCCCTGGCCATCGCCGGCGACGATCCGGACGCCAAGAAGACCGTAGAGGCGTTCCTCGACTCCCTCGGCTACGACGCCCTGGACGCCGGCCCCCTCGCCGAGGGCTGGCGCTTCCAGCGCGACACCACCGCCTACAGCGAGCCGTACTTCGGCACCGGCCACAGCCTGACCGCCACCGCCCAGGGCGCCGCCCCCGGCCCGGGACAACCCGTCACCGCGGACACCCTGCGCCCCCTGCTCGCCGCGGCCAAGCGGTACCGCGACATGTGA
- a CDS encoding DNA/RNA nuclease SfsA — protein sequence MIEGSMSTAALTTQGDTIVFPEPLIRARIVRRPNRFIIDADVDGTGNETACHCPTTGRIGNLVLDGLDCLLSRSRNPARKTPYTVEAVSVDAPGTGRPAWIGINQSAVNRYVEQALVHHLLPKIVTAHTVLREQPLGSSRLDFLVDDDTYVEVKTPLDNLQVALGDHVRTRPSPPLASTDRLVKHIGELGRGLKAHQRAVLLVCFLYDNPGFQVRPSSHHDEVRASVAQAVQDGVEIWQVNFRLDTTGVRVARHRDLTGRFRS from the coding sequence ATGATCGAAGGCAGCATGAGCACCGCCGCGCTCACCACCCAAGGCGACACGATCGTCTTCCCCGAGCCGCTGATCCGGGCCAGGATCGTCCGGCGTCCGAACCGGTTCATCATCGACGCCGACGTCGACGGGACCGGAAACGAGACCGCCTGCCACTGCCCGACCACCGGCCGCATCGGCAACCTGGTCCTGGACGGACTCGACTGCCTGCTCTCACGCAGCCGCAATCCCGCCCGCAAGACCCCGTACACCGTGGAAGCCGTCAGCGTCGACGCGCCCGGCACCGGCCGTCCGGCCTGGATCGGGATCAACCAGAGCGCCGTCAACCGGTATGTCGAACAGGCCCTGGTCCACCATCTGCTGCCGAAGATCGTCACCGCGCACACCGTGCTGCGCGAACAGCCCCTCGGCAGCTCCCGCCTCGACTTCCTCGTCGACGACGACACCTATGTCGAGGTGAAGACCCCGCTGGACAACCTCCAGGTCGCCCTGGGCGATCACGTCCGCACCCGCCCCAGCCCGCCGCTGGCCTCCACCGACCGGCTGGTCAAGCACATCGGGGAACTAGGCCGCGGCCTGAAAGCCCATCAGCGCGCCGTCCTGCTCGTCTGCTTCCTCTACGACAACCCCGGCTTCCAGGTCCGCCCCAGCAGCCACCACGACGAGGTCCGGGCGTCCGTCGCCCAAGCCGTGCAGGACGGTGTCGAGATCTGGCAGGTCAACTTCCGCCTCGATACGACCGGCGTCCGCGTCGCGCGCCACCGCGACCTCACCGGCCGGTTCCGCTCCTGA
- a CDS encoding helix-turn-helix transcriptional regulator: protein MKSDRLLSIMLLLQTHQQLPASELADRLEVSVRTIMRDVEALSAAGVPVYTVRGPQGGIALLPGFRTDVTGLTADESRALFVLLSGPAHADLGLGPALGSALRKVMAALPAPHRLDADLVSRRILIDPVRWRGTPGPDQPATDLAAFQQAVFTDRRLRLRYRHGRDNRLRTYALDPYGLVSKAGVWYLVADHDGEPHLFRTDRALSATVLDQPARRRDRVELAEVWDTLRRRIDDIPAPLAVTVKVRDEILAKFLRIHEPDLAPPHRTGTPEAGHEPGWTRIELRFRALVAAEMLLAFGPDAEVLAPDDLRQALARKATATAALYAPRSVT, encoded by the coding sequence ATGAAATCCGACCGACTGCTCTCGATCATGCTGCTGCTGCAGACCCACCAGCAGCTGCCCGCCTCCGAGCTGGCCGACCGCCTGGAGGTCTCGGTCCGCACGATCATGCGGGACGTGGAAGCCCTGTCCGCCGCAGGTGTCCCCGTCTACACTGTCCGCGGCCCGCAGGGCGGGATCGCCCTGCTCCCGGGCTTCCGCACCGACGTCACCGGACTGACCGCCGACGAGAGCCGCGCCCTGTTCGTGCTGCTCTCCGGCCCCGCCCACGCCGACCTCGGCCTGGGGCCGGCGCTCGGCTCCGCCTTGCGCAAGGTCATGGCCGCCCTGCCCGCGCCCCACCGCCTTGACGCCGACCTGGTCAGCCGCCGTATCCTCATCGACCCCGTCCGCTGGCGCGGCACCCCCGGCCCCGACCAGCCCGCCACCGACCTGGCCGCGTTCCAGCAGGCCGTGTTCACCGACCGCCGCTTGCGGTTGCGTTACCGCCACGGCCGCGACAACCGCCTGCGGACCTACGCCCTCGATCCCTACGGTCTCGTCAGCAAGGCCGGCGTCTGGTACCTCGTCGCCGACCACGACGGCGAACCCCATCTCTTCCGCACCGACCGCGCCCTGTCCGCCACGGTCCTCGACCAGCCGGCCCGCCGCCGCGACCGGGTGGAACTGGCCGAGGTGTGGGACACCCTGCGCCGCCGCATCGACGACATCCCCGCCCCGCTCGCCGTCACCGTCAAGGTCCGCGACGAGATCCTCGCCAAGTTCCTGCGCATCCATGAACCCGACCTCGCCCCACCCCATCGGACCGGCACGCCGGAGGCCGGGCACGAGCCGGGCTGGACGAGAATCGAGCTGCGCTTCCGCGCCCTCGTGGCCGCCGAGATGCTACTCGCCTTCGGCCCGGACGCGGAGGTCCTCGCCCCCGACGACCTCCGCCAGGCCCTGGCCCGCAAGGCCACCGCGACAGCCGCCCTCTACGCGCCTCGCTCCGTAACCTGA
- a CDS encoding NAD(P)-dependent alcohol dehydrogenase, translating to MRRIQYHRYGAPDTMRLQDFVLPSPREGEVAVSVVAAAVNPIDWKVRQGELKMMTGRSFPRAMGSDFAGTVTAVGPGVTGLKPGDEVYGITPLKPSGAFAEAVIAPASHLALKPAGLSFEQAAALATPAVMAFAGLVDRARLQAGQRVFVNGATGGVGEAVVQLARSLGATVSGTSGPTSQHRAIGLDRVYDYTAVDPAGQSELQGAFDVVYDTNGFLPVKTATRLLNKSGVYLDINATPAKFAHAAVIRRHKIFFCKPDTKTLTAAADRAAAGGIRMSIGETVRLEDAIGLIAGLEKGRKINGKGLILAGPNN from the coding sequence ATGCGCAGGATTCAGTACCACCGCTACGGCGCCCCGGACACGATGCGACTCCAGGACTTCGTCCTGCCCTCGCCGCGGGAAGGAGAGGTCGCGGTCTCCGTCGTCGCGGCCGCGGTCAACCCGATCGACTGGAAGGTCCGCCAGGGCGAGCTGAAGATGATGACCGGCCGGTCCTTCCCCCGCGCGATGGGCTCGGACTTCGCCGGGACGGTCACCGCGGTCGGCCCCGGTGTCACCGGCCTGAAGCCCGGCGACGAGGTGTACGGGATCACTCCTCTCAAGCCCAGCGGGGCCTTCGCCGAGGCCGTCATCGCCCCCGCGTCCCATCTGGCGCTCAAGCCCGCCGGCCTCTCCTTCGAACAAGCCGCCGCGCTCGCCACCCCGGCGGTCATGGCCTTCGCCGGGCTCGTCGACCGCGCCCGCCTCCAAGCCGGGCAACGGGTCTTCGTCAACGGGGCGACCGGCGGCGTCGGCGAAGCCGTCGTCCAGCTCGCCCGCTCCCTCGGCGCCACCGTCAGCGGCACCAGCGGCCCCACCTCACAACACCGGGCCATCGGCCTCGACCGCGTCTACGACTACACCGCCGTCGACCCTGCCGGCCAGAGCGAGCTACAGGGTGCGTTCGACGTCGTCTACGACACCAACGGCTTCCTACCGGTCAAGACCGCGACGCGGCTGCTGAACAAGAGCGGCGTCTACCTCGACATCAACGCCACCCCCGCCAAATTCGCGCACGCCGCCGTCATCCGCCGCCACAAGATCTTCTTCTGCAAGCCCGACACCAAGACCCTCACCGCCGCCGCCGACCGGGCCGCCGCCGGGGGCATCCGTATGTCCATCGGCGAAACCGTCCGCCTTGAGGACGCCATCGGCCTGATCGCCGGTCTGGAGAAGGGCCGCAAGATCAACGGCAAGGGCCTGATCCTCGCCGGCCCCAACAACTGA
- a CDS encoding ester cyclase: protein MTDAVVQRNLDNTLLLLQDAMPRGDFDLIRSLVTVDAPIRRAGFADLYALTGDTIPQSGNFVEWLEAGWKVLSGALTDQKAEARDIVASGNTVMLHYRMTALHSSTFAGAPATGKRVEWEEIGVLHFNDEGRITDLWFMCQELSLAEQIGCTAQLV, encoded by the coding sequence ATGACCGACGCCGTTGTCCAGCGCAACCTCGACAACACGCTGCTGCTGCTTCAGGACGCGATGCCGAGGGGCGACTTCGACCTCATCCGCTCGCTGGTGACCGTGGATGCCCCGATCCGCCGGGCCGGCTTCGCGGACCTGTACGCGCTCACCGGGGACACGATCCCGCAGAGCGGCAACTTCGTGGAGTGGCTCGAAGCGGGCTGGAAGGTGCTGTCCGGAGCGTTGACCGACCAGAAGGCGGAAGCCCGCGACATCGTGGCCTCCGGCAACACCGTCATGCTCCACTACCGCATGACCGCCCTGCACTCCAGCACGTTCGCCGGCGCTCCGGCCACGGGCAAGCGCGTGGAGTGGGAGGAGATCGGTGTGCTGCACTTCAACGACGAGGGCAGGATCACCGACCTGTGGTTCATGTGCCAGGAACTGAGCCTCGCCGAGCAGATCGGCTGCACGGCGCAGCTGGTCTGA
- a CDS encoding nuclear transport factor 2 family protein, with protein sequence MTSTTASAQEIARAYTEAWMNGDVDKALAYVANDAVCKAPNGTFEGKDGFQRFIGPFAGSLNGATLIDVLGDATHAAVVYTLDAPFKSDFPGMDYVTVKDGRVTEVLSHFDLSPLIQAGGNPQH encoded by the coding sequence ATGACTTCCACCACCGCATCCGCGCAGGAGATCGCCCGGGCGTACACCGAGGCGTGGATGAACGGCGACGTCGACAAGGCGCTGGCCTATGTCGCGAACGACGCGGTCTGCAAGGCGCCGAACGGCACGTTCGAGGGCAAGGACGGCTTCCAGCGGTTCATCGGGCCCTTCGCCGGCTCGCTGAACGGCGCCACCCTCATCGACGTCCTGGGCGACGCCACCCACGCCGCCGTCGTCTACACCCTGGACGCCCCGTTCAAGAGCGACTTCCCCGGCATGGACTACGTCACCGTCAAGGACGGCCGGGTCACCGAGGTCCTCAGCCACTTCGACCTGTCCCCGCTCATCCAGGCCGGCGGCAACCCCCAGCACTGA